From Parasphaerochaeta coccoides DSM 17374, a single genomic window includes:
- a CDS encoding TetR/AcrR family transcriptional regulator — MPKKIDHEERKKKILQTALKVFAREGYKDSNLSLIAEESGISRPTLYQYFKDKEQIYYYAVKLVTSHMFAKYADYAWSNSQRDTISKIVAICDDIIDVASHSVEALTNLVDVMLQIKKEGRDFSSIIMRRTAKLNILFKRLLRRGIHDAHDVIPCDIDKLTSHLITLLQAFCFQLAFLETADTEEFRELVANYLEFFKTHPLSTSVVPRS; from the coding sequence ATGCCAAAGAAAATTGACCATGAGGAAAGAAAGAAAAAGATATTGCAGACTGCCCTCAAGGTCTTTGCCCGTGAAGGCTACAAGGATTCCAACCTTTCCTTGATAGCCGAAGAAAGCGGTATCTCCCGTCCCACCCTCTACCAGTATTTCAAGGACAAGGAACAGATATACTACTATGCGGTCAAGCTGGTCACCAGCCATATGTTCGCCAAGTACGCTGATTATGCGTGGAGCAACTCCCAACGGGACACCATATCCAAGATTGTCGCCATCTGTGATGATATCATCGATGTAGCATCACACAGTGTCGAAGCTCTGACGAACTTAGTGGATGTCATGCTTCAGATAAAGAAAGAGGGGAGGGATTTTTCCTCCATCATCATGCGGCGAACCGCCAAGCTCAACATCCTTTTCAAAAGATTATTGCGACGCGGCATCCATGATGCCCATGATGTCATTCCTTGTGACATAGACAAGCTGACATCCCATCTCATCACGCTGCTCCAGGCTTTCTGTTTCCAGCTTGCGTTTCTTGAGACGGCGGACACCGAAGAATTCAGGGAACTGGTCGCCAACTATCTGGAGTTCTTCAAAACTCACCCGTTATCGACCAGCGTCGTTCCCCGCTCCTGA
- a CDS encoding fimbrillin family protein: MRERERERERDENLRALRMNKSSRSVFLVLTTILMLLVAFVSCADKPNVSSSNTIRFISEIGRKATADSGWSIGDEVGIYMVEAGEDVATVATTDRDNVQYVADTADITFSAFSAADASNPLKWDDISTPAITHFDFIAYYPYVSSIADTTALPIHVYPGSGEQDTGKADFLWGKKAGVQNNTSTVSLTLSHALSRLVVNISPSTTVDKDAITGGTLVATVTGMNTQATIDLDSGDVAPVVPSDIDVVMKDISGTLTEAERTAGKRRYEAVLIPTDNTTALSSLGLRFTLGGETYEWAASSVASSDEYRIVLESGKTHVYNMTLNTAADKVAVAEILIGIVDWNTGSGVNAAATFKPYRAVSVGDYHTMILKTDDTLWATGWNNVGQLGDGTTDDRSTPVPVWDSTDGSVKMTGVKEVSAGGSHTMILKKDGTLWATGDNQYGQLGDGTIITRTTPVQVKASTADNDFMTDVAAVSAGDYHTMILKKDGTLWATGDNQYGQLGDGTSGAVNNKSTPVRVKDTSDGSGFMTDVAAVYAGTNHTMILKNNGTLWATGRNDFGQLGDGTTGTVNNKNTPVRVKDTTDGSGFMTDVAAVSAGGTHTMILKKDGTLWATGSSIDGKLGVGDYNDRNTPVQVSSMGSDVAAVSAGKYHTMIVKKNGTLWATGNNVYGQLGVGDNSNRNTPVPVSSMGSDVVAVSARERHTMILKNDGTLWGTGHNVFGQLGLGVSGSEHSKRVPEQVIL; encoded by the coding sequence ATGAGAGAGAGAGAGAGAGAGAGAGAGAGAGACGAAAATCTGAGAGCCCTGCGTATGAACAAATCTAGCAGATCTGTCTTTTTGGTTCTTACAACCATTCTGATGCTACTTGTTGCCTTTGTTTCATGCGCTGACAAACCGAACGTTTCAAGCTCCAACACAATACGCTTCATCTCCGAGATAGGACGCAAAGCCACCGCTGACTCCGGCTGGAGTATCGGGGATGAAGTCGGCATCTACATGGTGGAGGCTGGTGAGGACGTGGCTACTGTCGCCACGACCGACCGTGACAATGTGCAGTACGTGGCAGATACGGCGGACATCACCTTCTCCGCCTTCTCCGCGGCAGATGCCTCCAACCCCTTGAAGTGGGATGACATCTCCACCCCTGCCATCACACACTTTGACTTCATCGCCTACTATCCCTATGTATCATCCATCGCTGATACCACGGCTCTACCCATACATGTCTATCCGGGTTCCGGGGAACAGGATACCGGAAAAGCTGACTTCCTGTGGGGGAAGAAGGCTGGTGTCCAGAACAACACCTCTACGGTCAGCCTGACGCTCAGTCATGCCCTCTCCCGCCTTGTTGTCAACATCTCTCCGAGTACCACCGTTGATAAGGATGCCATCACGGGCGGTACGCTTGTCGCCACTGTCACGGGCATGAACACGCAGGCAACAATCGACCTGGACAGCGGAGATGTGGCTCCTGTCGTTCCCAGCGACATTGATGTCGTCATGAAGGACATCTCCGGCACGCTCACAGAAGCGGAGAGGACTGCGGGCAAGCGGCGGTATGAGGCCGTGTTGATACCGACGGACAACACTACCGCCCTGTCCTCCCTTGGTCTGCGTTTCACCTTGGGTGGCGAGACATATGAATGGGCTGCTTCCAGCGTAGCGTCCTCCGATGAGTACAGGATTGTCTTGGAAAGCGGCAAGACGCATGTCTACAACATGACGCTCAATACGGCGGCGGATAAAGTCGCCGTCGCGGAGATTCTCATAGGGATAGTGGACTGGAACACCGGAAGCGGGGTGAACGCGGCTGCTACGTTCAAACCATACCGAGCCGTCTCCGTCGGAGATTATCACACGATGATCCTGAAGACGGACGACACGCTTTGGGCGACTGGATGGAACAATGTTGGTCAACTGGGTGACGGCACTACGGATGACAGAAGCACGCCCGTGCCGGTCTGGGATTCCACCGATGGTTCCGTGAAAATGACTGGTGTCAAGGAAGTCTCCGCCGGAGGCTCTCACACGATGATCCTGAAGAAAGACGGGACGCTCTGGGCGACTGGAGACAACCAGTATGGTCAACTGGGTGATGGCACTATAATCACCAGAACTACTCCCGTGCAGGTCAAGGCTAGTACCGCTGATAACGACTTCATGACTGATGTCGCGGCTGTCTCCGCCGGAGATTATCACACGATGATCCTGAAGAAGGACGGCACGCTCTGGGCGACTGGAGACAACCAGTATGGTCAACTGGGTGACGGCACTTCGGGTGCAGTGAACAACAAAAGCACGCCCGTGCGGGTCAAGGATACTAGTGATGGTAGCGGGTTCATGACTGATGTCGCGGCTGTCTACGCCGGAACCAATCACACAATGATCCTGAAGAATAACGGCACGCTCTGGGCAACAGGACGGAACGATTTTGGTCAACTGGGTGACGGCACTACGGGTACAGTGAACAACAAAAACACGCCCGTGCGGGTCAAGGATACTACTGATGGTAGCGGGTTCATGACTGATGTCGCGGCTGTCTCCGCCGGAGGCACTCACACGATGATCCTGAAGAAGGACGGCACGCTCTGGGCGACTGGATCCAGCATAGATGGTAAACTGGGTGTCGGTGATTATAACGACAGAAACACGCCCGTTCAGGTTTCGTCCATGGGTTCTGATGTCGCGGCTGTCTCCGCCGGAAAGTATCATACGATGATTGTAAAGAAGAACGGCACGCTCTGGGCGACTGGAAACAACGTGTATGGTCAACTGGGGGTCGGTGATAATAGCAACAGAAACACGCCCGTGCCGGTTTCGTCCATGGGTTCTGATGTCGTGGCTGTCTCCGCCAGAGAGAGGCACACGATGATTCTGAAGAATGACGGCACGCTCTGGGGGACTGGACACAACGTATTTGGTCAACTGGGTCTGGGTGTCAGCGGCTCCGAACACAGTAAAAGAGTGCCCGAACAAGTCATCCTTTGA
- a CDS encoding glycogen/starch/alpha-glucan phosphorylase, whose protein sequence is MADTHTRYGHTEKDIAQDFAEHLKYSQDADLYHTTDQNRYTALALAIRDRIIHQWGKSRKTQRTQNARRVYYLSLEFLMGRAMTNNIINLGLEDETRQALSSLGYAYEELADQEPDAGLGNGGLGRLAACFLDSLATLQIPAYGYGIRYNYGIFRQQIKGGWQVEQPDNWLRDGNPWELPRPDIVYPVQFGGEVRAIREAGKDIYRWIGTETVNGMAYDMPIVGYGGNTINTLRLWSAKAANEFNFSEFNDGDYTEAVRSRIQAETLSQVLYPNDTRYLGKELRLKQQYFFVACSLRDIINRFKRQGASWDTFPSFAAIQMNDTHPSLAVAELMRILVDLEGIEWDAAWEITQAALGYTNHTLMPEALEKWTVPMFQSLLPRHMQIVYEINYRFLQKAVSFFPMRPDLIGKVSIIEESNPKQVRMANLAIVGSHSTNGVAELHSQLLKSDMFPEFNIIFPERFNNKTNGITQRRWLLAANPALASLITAAIGDRWIRDFSRISDLAPFAEDAGFRDRFDAIKKQAKIHAASFLASDCGATINPDTLFDVQIKRIHEYKRQLLNALNILAIYVRLKDDPQFRASFQPTTFLFGGKAAPGYVNAKLIIKFINNIATVIQSDSQVSPLLSVLFMPNYRVTMAESIIPAANISEQISLAGTEASGTGNMKFMCNGALTIGTMDGANVEIAAEAGRDNIFIFGHTEEEITSLKATYSPREWVDKNPLTRHVVELLDSGYINVNEPAIFAPLRRSLFEEGDRYMLFADMGSYVETHDKVRTLYAENRTEWNRKAILNIAASGKFSSDRTIMEYAQDIWNAKPCPVELDDSGDTILKDAGNPVRSSGGKKKK, encoded by the coding sequence ATGGCAGACACCCACACACGGTACGGACATACAGAAAAAGACATAGCACAGGATTTCGCCGAACATTTGAAATACAGCCAGGATGCCGACCTGTACCATACCACTGACCAGAACCGGTATACGGCACTCGCCCTGGCAATCCGCGACCGAATCATCCACCAGTGGGGCAAGAGCAGGAAGACCCAGCGCACGCAAAATGCCAGGCGCGTCTATTACCTATCCCTGGAATTTCTCATGGGACGGGCGATGACCAACAACATCATCAACCTGGGACTTGAGGATGAAACCCGCCAAGCCCTTTCCTCCCTCGGCTACGCTTACGAGGAACTGGCAGACCAAGAGCCGGACGCAGGATTGGGCAACGGCGGCCTGGGGCGACTCGCTGCCTGCTTCCTGGACTCTCTCGCCACGCTCCAGATACCGGCATACGGTTATGGCATACGATACAATTACGGAATCTTCCGCCAGCAAATCAAGGGAGGTTGGCAGGTGGAGCAACCGGATAACTGGCTGCGGGACGGCAATCCATGGGAACTTCCTCGTCCTGACATTGTTTATCCTGTGCAGTTTGGAGGAGAAGTACGGGCAATCCGTGAGGCCGGCAAGGACATCTACCGTTGGATAGGCACAGAGACGGTCAACGGCATGGCCTATGATATGCCCATTGTCGGCTACGGAGGCAATACAATCAACACCCTGCGCCTCTGGAGTGCCAAGGCCGCCAACGAATTCAATTTCAGCGAATTTAACGATGGTGATTACACCGAGGCGGTACGTTCACGCATCCAAGCGGAGACACTCAGCCAAGTCCTCTATCCCAACGACACCCGGTACTTGGGCAAGGAACTGCGCCTGAAGCAGCAATATTTCTTTGTAGCGTGTTCCCTGCGGGACATAATCAACAGATTCAAACGCCAAGGGGCATCATGGGACACTTTCCCGTCCTTCGCAGCCATTCAGATGAACGACACTCATCCCTCTTTGGCAGTCGCCGAACTCATGCGCATCCTGGTTGACCTTGAAGGCATTGAATGGGACGCAGCATGGGAAATCACCCAGGCAGCCCTTGGCTATACCAACCATACACTGATGCCCGAAGCACTGGAGAAATGGACAGTGCCAATGTTTCAGTCACTCCTTCCCCGCCATATGCAGATTGTCTATGAAATCAACTACCGCTTCCTCCAGAAGGCCGTCTCTTTCTTCCCCATGAGACCCGATTTAATCGGCAAGGTAAGCATCATCGAAGAATCAAACCCCAAGCAGGTGCGGATGGCCAATCTGGCAATCGTCGGCAGTCATTCTACCAATGGTGTCGCGGAGCTTCACTCCCAGCTGCTGAAAAGTGACATGTTCCCTGAATTCAACATCATCTTTCCTGAACGTTTCAACAACAAGACCAATGGCATCACCCAACGCCGCTGGCTCCTGGCGGCGAATCCCGCCCTGGCATCCCTTATCACCGCGGCAATCGGCGACAGGTGGATACGGGACTTCTCACGCATCAGCGACTTGGCGCCATTCGCCGAAGACGCGGGTTTCCGGGACAGGTTCGATGCCATCAAAAAACAAGCCAAAATCCATGCCGCATCGTTTCTTGCGAGCGACTGTGGAGCTACCATCAACCCAGACACTCTCTTTGATGTCCAGATCAAGAGGATACATGAATACAAAAGGCAGCTTCTCAATGCGTTGAACATCCTTGCCATCTATGTCAGGTTGAAGGATGACCCGCAATTCCGCGCCTCGTTCCAACCCACCACCTTCCTTTTTGGAGGCAAAGCGGCACCGGGTTACGTGAACGCAAAACTAATCATCAAGTTCATCAATAACATTGCCACGGTAATCCAGTCGGATTCCCAAGTGTCTCCCTTGCTTTCCGTCCTGTTCATGCCTAACTACCGGGTCACCATGGCCGAGAGCATAATTCCGGCGGCAAACATCTCGGAACAGATATCATTGGCCGGTACGGAAGCATCCGGCACGGGAAACATGAAATTCATGTGCAACGGAGCATTGACAATAGGAACGATGGACGGTGCTAACGTCGAAATTGCCGCGGAAGCGGGACGTGACAATATCTTCATCTTCGGCCATACGGAAGAAGAAATCACTTCCCTCAAAGCGACCTATTCGCCACGGGAATGGGTAGACAAGAACCCGCTGACAAGACATGTGGTGGAGTTACTTGATTCCGGCTACATCAACGTGAACGAACCGGCAATTTTCGCGCCCTTACGCCGCAGCCTGTTTGAAGAAGGCGACCGCTACATGCTTTTCGCCGACATGGGTTCCTATGTCGAGACTCATGACAAGGTGCGGACACTTTATGCGGAAAACCGCACGGAATGGAACCGCAAGGCCATCCTCAACATAGCGGCAAGTGGCAAGTTCTCATCCGACAGAACTATCATGGAGTACGCTCAGGACATCTGGAACGCCAAACCTTGTCCGGTAGAGCTGGACGATTCAGGAGATACCATATTGAAGGACGCGGGCAATCCTGTCCGCTCCTCAGGCGGCAAGAAAAAGAAATAG
- a CDS encoding IS1634 family transposase, whose translation MFIKIVPENKSGRKRLAYYSGHRKNGTVKHSLVQWLGYLDELQALYDDPVSHFKAEARRLTQEEKERQVSLSVSTAEHFHFAPGEGTDCTDPEVRADRILSYGVLPLLKLYHELEIDYFWNNRRRYTKALFNHNSIFRLLVCSRILAPDSKLGTWQARQRLAGDVAFSADDVYRSLAFFSRHKDALIDHLGRMVERQYGRDTGLLYYDVTNYYWEVDAEDELRRRGVSKEHRPDPIVQMGLFMDADGIPLSYGLFPGNTTDVATFRPLQQTGRTIYVADRGMMSGMNVASILLRHSGYVISSSVRTCTAELQAFILKQEGYVHGAADGDFRYKSRLTPVERWVTDSATGGKRKVTVNERQVVFFSRAYQQKARHERMKSIEKAQQAAGGGQNTVLNNHAGRRFLKKSIFDGASGERVEAPEFSVSLDTELLQREEALDGYYLICTNVVGTEEGEPPFAGRARFRRDNLFELNRPVDDVDIIDMYRGLWRIEECFRITKTHLEARPVYVRTRDSIEAHFLTCFVSLLLLRLLEKRTGGTMAVGRMVDSLRQALLGDIEGQCFMNLYCDPVIQDIGAALDIDMSRKYYAKADVRALFAAVKKI comes from the coding sequence ATGTTCATCAAGATAGTCCCCGAAAACAAGAGCGGACGCAAACGCCTGGCCTATTACTCCGGCCATCGCAAAAACGGCACGGTGAAGCACTCCCTCGTGCAGTGGCTCGGCTATCTGGACGAGCTCCAGGCGCTCTACGACGACCCGGTGAGCCATTTCAAGGCCGAGGCGAGACGGCTGACGCAGGAAGAGAAGGAGCGGCAGGTGTCCCTGAGCGTCTCGACGGCCGAGCATTTCCACTTCGCCCCTGGAGAGGGGACGGACTGCACGGACCCGGAGGTGAGGGCGGACAGGATCCTCAGCTACGGCGTCCTGCCGCTGCTGAAGCTCTACCACGAGCTGGAGATCGACTATTTCTGGAACAACAGGAGGCGCTACACCAAGGCGCTCTTCAACCACAACAGCATCTTCCGGCTGCTGGTGTGTTCGCGCATCCTGGCGCCGGACAGCAAGCTGGGTACCTGGCAGGCGCGCCAGAGGCTTGCCGGGGACGTGGCCTTCAGCGCCGACGACGTGTACCGCTCCCTCGCGTTCTTCTCCCGGCACAAGGACGCCCTCATAGACCATCTGGGGCGGATGGTGGAGCGGCAGTACGGGCGGGACACGGGCCTGCTGTACTACGACGTGACCAACTATTACTGGGAGGTGGACGCCGAGGACGAGCTGAGACGGCGGGGGGTGAGCAAGGAACACCGGCCCGATCCCATCGTGCAGATGGGTCTGTTCATGGACGCCGACGGCATCCCCCTCTCCTACGGCCTGTTCCCGGGCAACACCACCGACGTGGCCACCTTCCGCCCCCTGCAGCAGACGGGCCGGACCATCTACGTGGCGGACAGGGGCATGATGAGCGGGATGAACGTGGCCTCCATCCTGCTGCGGCACAGCGGGTACGTCATCAGCTCGTCGGTGCGCACCTGCACCGCGGAGCTGCAGGCCTTCATCCTGAAGCAGGAGGGCTACGTCCATGGTGCCGCCGATGGAGATTTCAGGTACAAGAGCCGCCTGACTCCGGTCGAGCGTTGGGTGACCGATTCCGCGACGGGCGGAAAGAGGAAAGTGACGGTCAACGAGAGGCAGGTGGTGTTCTTCAGCCGCGCCTACCAGCAGAAGGCACGCCACGAGAGGATGAAGAGCATCGAGAAAGCCCAGCAGGCGGCGGGCGGGGGGCAGAACACCGTACTGAACAACCATGCGGGGAGACGGTTCCTGAAGAAGAGCATCTTCGACGGGGCCTCCGGAGAGCGCGTGGAAGCTCCTGAGTTCTCTGTCTCCCTGGATACGGAGCTGCTACAGCGGGAGGAGGCGCTGGACGGCTATTACCTTATCTGCACCAACGTGGTAGGCACCGAGGAGGGGGAGCCCCCCTTCGCTGGGCGGGCCCGTTTCCGCAGGGACAACCTCTTCGAGCTGAACCGACCAGTGGACGACGTGGACATCATCGACATGTACCGGGGCCTGTGGCGCATCGAGGAATGCTTCCGCATCACCAAGACGCACCTGGAGGCCCGTCCGGTCTATGTGCGTACCCGCGACAGCATCGAGGCTCATTTCCTCACCTGTTTCGTCTCCCTGCTGCTCCTGCGGCTTCTGGAGAAGAGGACGGGGGGAACCATGGCCGTGGGCCGGATGGTGGATTCTCTGCGCCAGGCCCTGCTGGGCGACATCGAAGGGCAATGCTTCATGAACCTGTACTGCGACCCCGTCATCCAGGACATCGGCGCAGCCCTGGACATCGACATGAGCCGGAAGTATTACGCGAAAGCCGATGTGAGGGCACTTTTCGCGGCAGTGAAGAAGATCTGA
- a CDS encoding KilA-N domain-containing protein, with protein sequence MPKQVKSTIKAKGLEISVLTAAQSDYISITDIARYKSDDPTAVIQNWMRNRETIEFLGLWEELNNPSFKHLDFEGFRIEAGRNAFTLSPKRWIESTNAIGIQSKSGRYGGTFAHVDIAMEFASWISPEFKLYIIKDYQRLKTDEGHRLALEWNAKRQLAKVNYRIHTDAIKEHLIPSSLTSKQINYTYANEADMLNVALFGMTAKEWREKNPEATGNIRDSATIYQLIVLVNLESMNAELIKQQLPQKDRLQYLNKMAIEQMKSLADNTAVQRLNAELSANHLLLQGANEEEKPSDG encoded by the coding sequence ATGCCGAAACAAGTAAAATCTACCATAAAAGCAAAAGGTCTTGAAATATCTGTTTTGACGGCGGCGCAGTCCGATTATATCAGTATCACCGACATAGCGCGCTATAAAAGCGATGACCCGACGGCTGTTATACAAAACTGGATGCGAAATCGTGAAACGATTGAGTTTTTGGGGCTGTGGGAAGAGTTGAATAACCCAAGTTTTAAACACCTCGATTTCGAGGGGTTTAGAATAGAAGCGGGGCGCAATGCGTTTACCCTATCACCCAAAAGGTGGATAGAATCAACCAATGCGATTGGTATACAGTCGAAGTCCGGTAGGTATGGCGGCACCTTTGCGCATGTTGACATTGCAATGGAATTTGCTTCCTGGATTTCGCCGGAGTTTAAGCTTTACATCATCAAGGACTATCAACGGCTTAAAACCGATGAAGGGCACCGGTTGGCGCTGGAATGGAATGCGAAGCGCCAATTGGCGAAAGTAAATTATCGTATTCATACCGATGCAATCAAGGAGCACTTGATACCGAGCAGCCTAACTTCCAAGCAAATCAACTATACGTATGCGAACGAAGCGGATATGCTCAATGTGGCACTGTTCGGCATGACCGCCAAAGAATGGCGAGAGAAAAACCCGGAGGCTACGGGAAATATCCGGGACAGTGCAACGATTTATCAGCTGATTGTTCTTGTAAATCTTGAAAGCATGAATGCTGAGCTGATTAAGCAACAGCTTCCACAAAAGGACAGGTTACAATACCTCAACAAAATGGCGATAGAGCAAATGAAGTCTCTGGCAGACAACACGGCAGTGCAAAGGCTGAACGCAGAATTATCAGCGAACCACCTCCTGCTGCAAGGCGCAAACGAGGAAGAAAAACCGAGCGATGGCTGA
- a CDS encoding helix-turn-helix domain-containing protein, producing MSVSYDKLWKLLIDKKMNRTDLKNAAGISFNVLAKMGKGEAVSMESMLKVCKALDCDISDVMELEK from the coding sequence ATGTCGGTTAGTTATGATAAGCTATGGAAATTGCTTATAGATAAAAAGATGAACCGCACGGATTTAAAAAATGCTGCGGGTATCAGCTTTAATGTTTTAGCTAAAATGGGCAAGGGTGAGGCTGTTTCAATGGAAAGTATGTTGAAGGTCTGTAAAGCTCTTGATTGTGATATTTCTGATGTTATGGAGCTTGAAAAATGA
- a CDS encoding Eco57I restriction-modification methylase domain-containing protein, which yields MSLLDFTIKMTNEYIEKMPKSLRKKYGQFFTSKETAIFMAELFDIPQNKEELHILDAGAGTGILSIALIDRLQNMSYFQKIHLVCYENDSNVIELLKDNLDYVCQKAKIQITYELHTENYIISQMLEYNEMLGANANPLKYDMVIGNPPYMKIAKDAPEATAMPDVCYGAPNLYFLFASMGMFNLAPSGEMVYIIPRSWTSGTYFKKFRQKFLSEGALEHIHLFVSRDKVFEKENVLQETIIIKVRKTNHVPQKVMITTTQSNCDFSDRTTLEVPYHTVVSGKDSYVYLVTNEQEIEILEQLNSLENTLPSIGLKMKTGLTVDFRNKDLLRDTKEPRTVPLFYSQHIQDGRVSFPIEKEHEYILAEQTGLLQKNVNYLFIKRFTSKEEHRRLQCGVYLAKHYSEYTEISTQNKINFIDGLSNLSECIVYGLYVLFNSTLYDCYYRILNGSTQVNSTEINSMPVPSVDTIEAMGQVLIQARDMSETICDRILRSFIDEQNDRYQDDIERIGNATKTAS from the coding sequence ATGAGTCTACTTGATTTTACAATCAAAATGACAAATGAATATATCGAAAAGATGCCAAAGTCTCTGCGAAAAAAATATGGACAGTTTTTTACCAGTAAAGAAACGGCTATATTTATGGCAGAGTTATTTGACATTCCTCAAAATAAAGAAGAATTACATATACTTGATGCCGGTGCTGGAACAGGCATATTGTCTATTGCTTTAATTGATCGGCTACAAAATATGTCGTATTTTCAGAAGATACACTTAGTATGCTATGAAAATGATTCCAATGTTATTGAACTGCTGAAAGATAATTTAGACTATGTTTGTCAAAAAGCAAAGATTCAAATTACATACGAACTACATACCGAGAATTATATCATTAGTCAGATGTTGGAATACAACGAAATGCTCGGCGCTAATGCCAATCCATTGAAATACGATATGGTAATAGGAAATCCACCGTATATGAAAATTGCAAAGGATGCACCGGAAGCGACTGCAATGCCGGACGTGTGTTACGGTGCACCCAACCTGTACTTTTTATTTGCTTCAATGGGAATGTTTAACCTTGCTCCAAGCGGGGAAATGGTGTATATCATTCCTCGTTCTTGGACATCGGGAACTTATTTCAAGAAATTTCGTCAGAAGTTTTTAAGCGAAGGTGCATTAGAGCATATTCATTTATTTGTTAGCCGAGATAAGGTTTTTGAAAAAGAAAACGTTTTGCAAGAAACGATTATTATTAAAGTGCGCAAAACAAATCACGTTCCTCAAAAAGTAATGATTACAACAACCCAAAGCAACTGTGATTTTTCAGATAGAACAACTCTTGAAGTTCCATATCACACTGTTGTCTCAGGCAAAGATAGCTATGTGTATTTGGTGACAAATGAACAAGAAATCGAGATACTTGAGCAACTTAATAGTTTGGAGAATACTTTACCGAGCATCGGTTTAAAAATGAAAACCGGACTAACGGTTGACTTTAGAAACAAAGACCTCTTGCGGGATACCAAAGAGCCAAGAACTGTTCCTTTATTTTACTCACAGCACATTCAAGATGGCAGAGTTTCTTTTCCAATTGAGAAAGAGCATGAATATATTCTCGCTGAGCAGACGGGCCTTTTACAGAAGAATGTAAATTATCTATTTATAAAACGGTTTACATCCAAAGAAGAACATAGGAGATTACAGTGCGGTGTTTATTTGGCAAAACATTACTCCGAATATACAGAAATCAGCACACAGAATAAAATCAATTTTATTGATGGATTATCTAACCTGTCAGAATGTATCGTCTATGGTTTATATGTGTTATTTAACTCAACTCTTTACGATTGCTATTACAGGATTCTAAATGGGTCAACGCAGGTTAATTCTACAGAAATAAATTCGATGCCTGTACCTTCTGTAGACACTATTGAAGCGATGGGGCAGGTGTTAATACAGGCGCGAGACATGTCAGAAACAATCTGCGACCGAATTTTAAGGAGCTTTATTGATGAGCAAAATGACAGATACCAAGATGATATTGAAAGAATTGGGAATGCCACCAAAACAGCAAGCTGA
- a CDS encoding BsuBI/PstI family type II restriction endonuclease, which translates to MSKMTDTKMILKELGMPPKQQADLCCFVLLAMSNVKETDLWSTATNQWIRIHDIIAYTKENYGIAYAENSRETFRKQAIHHFRNAAFIEDNGKATNSPNYRYRLTDEMLSLIHSFGAENWDKTKTDFLSAHETLIDLYASKRDMRKMPVRINGEDFTFSPGKHNQLQKAIIEEFAPRFAPHSECLYVGDTIEKDLVKNVDKLKELGFAITLHDKMPDVVLYSEEKNWLYFIESVTSVGPMDPKRIREIEEITESVIAGKIYVTAFLDFKTFKKFSETLAWETEVWIADMPNHMIHLNGDKFLGPRS; encoded by the coding sequence ATGAGCAAAATGACAGATACCAAGATGATATTGAAAGAATTGGGAATGCCACCAAAACAGCAAGCTGACTTGTGTTGTTTTGTGCTTTTAGCAATGTCAAATGTCAAGGAAACGGATTTATGGTCGACAGCGACAAATCAATGGATTCGCATTCATGATATTATTGCGTACACAAAAGAAAATTACGGCATTGCTTATGCTGAAAATAGCCGAGAGACATTTCGCAAGCAAGCAATACATCACTTTAGAAATGCTGCATTTATTGAAGATAACGGGAAGGCAACGAATAGCCCGAATTATCGTTACCGCTTAACCGATGAAATGCTGTCATTGATACATAGTTTTGGCGCAGAAAATTGGGATAAGACAAAAACAGACTTTCTTTCAGCACATGAAACGCTTATTGACCTATACGCATCCAAACGTGATATGCGGAAAATGCCTGTTAGGATAAATGGAGAAGATTTTACGTTTTCACCGGGAAAGCATAATCAGCTTCAAAAGGCAATTATCGAAGAATTTGCCCCTCGGTTTGCTCCACACTCAGAATGTTTGTATGTGGGAGATACCATCGAAAAAGACTTAGTGAAGAATGTTGATAAATTGAAAGAATTGGGGTTCGCAATCACGCTTCATGACAAGATGCCGGATGTTGTTCTTTATTCAGAAGAAAAGAATTGGCTGTACTTTATCGAATCGGTTACATCGGTTGGCCCTATGGATCCGAAGCGTATAAGAGAAATTGAAGAGATTACCGAGAGCGTAATAGCGGGAAAAATATATGTCACCGCATTTCTTGATTTTAAGACTTTTAAGAAATTTTCAGAAACACTCGCGTGGGAGACAGAGGTTTGGATTGCCGATATGCCCAATCACATGATTCATTTGAATGGAGATAAGTTTTTGGGGCCAAGGTCATAA